GAGCAGATTTGCGCAAGAGCGCGATGAGTGTAAAATTTTTCCTTGGATTAATAGATAAATAGACATATCGCTATATATAAAGGGGGAAGGCAATGATAAAAATAGAGATTCTTGGAACGGGATGTCCGAAATGCATGAAACTTCACGCAAATGCCGAGCAGGCGGTGCGCGAGGCGGGCGTTAGGGCAGAGATCGTGAAGATCACGGACATCCGGGAGATTATGAAACGCGGTGTTATGCTCACTCCCGCCCTTTCCGTCAATGGTGAGGTGAAAAGCATGGGGAAAGTACTGGATGCCGAGGAAATTAAATCGCTTATACAAAAGGAGAAATGATGTGAATAGAAAAACTCCTGCCAAGCTCGATCGCAAAAGTGCTCCGCGCAAGGTATCTCCTCGGGCCACCTTGTCCAAATCGCGCTGTCTCTGTGAGGCATCCGGCATACTCTTCTTTCCATGCTCCGGGGCGTCAAATGTCGGGCACCTTGCGGACCGCGCTTCTCGTGAGCTCGCGGCGGAAGGCACCGGGCTGATGTACTGCCTGGCAGGGATTGGCGCCCATTACCCGAGTATGATCGCTTCCGCGCGGGATGCCGGAAGAATAGTGGGAATTGACGGATGCGAGATCGGCTGCGCGAAAAAGATACTTGAGCGGGCAGGTCTCACGGT
This window of the Candidatus Auribacterota bacterium genome carries:
- a CDS encoding thioredoxin family protein, encoding MIKIEILGTGCPKCMKLHANAEQAVREAGVRAEIVKITDIREIMKRGVMLTPALSVNGEVKSMGKVLDAEEIKSLIQKEK
- a CDS encoding putative zinc-binding protein, which codes for MNRKTPAKLDRKSAPRKVSPRATLSKSRCLCEASGILFFPCSGASNVGHLADRASRELAAEGTGLMYCLAGIGAHYPSMIASARDAGRIVGIDGCEIGCAKKILERAGLTVTDYIVVSALGIEKKYQPIRKKDLSTVKQVIEKSLYKD